From a single Pseudomonas cremoricolorata genomic region:
- a CDS encoding phage holin family protein codes for MDKDAVGTAATGKRLGAAVLGLLHSHVELFGIELQEQKGRTLRLLLFAGFALVFGLLLLSALSGLLLVLVWDSYRLAGIIGLCVFYALAAVFCALRLKSAVFDESSPFSATLEELAKDRERLLP; via the coding sequence ATGGATAAGGACGCCGTCGGTACAGCAGCGACCGGCAAACGCCTGGGCGCTGCCGTGCTTGGATTGCTTCATAGCCACGTCGAACTGTTCGGCATCGAGTTGCAGGAGCAGAAAGGCCGCACCCTGCGCCTGCTGCTATTCGCAGGCTTTGCCCTGGTGTTCGGTCTGCTGCTGCTCTCTGCCCTCTCCGGGCTGCTGCTGGTACTGGTCTGGGACAGCTATCGCCTGGCTGGCATCATCGGCTTGTGCGTGTTCTACGCCCTGGCAGCGGTTTTCTGCGCGCTGCGCCTGAAATCGGCAGTGTTCGATGAATCATCACCTTTCAGCGCCACGCTCGAAGAGCTGGCCAAGGACCGGGAGCGCCTGTTGCCATGA
- a CDS encoding DUF883 family protein, protein MASKSANTAQDILMADFQALVRDTEKLLADTANLAGDQADELREQVHERLVQARESLQQTQENVRERGQEALLTVETYVQEKPWHAVGIAAGVGLLIGLLANRR, encoded by the coding sequence ATGGCCAGCAAATCGGCAAATACTGCACAAGACATCCTCATGGCTGACTTCCAGGCTCTGGTGCGCGATACGGAAAAACTGCTCGCCGACACCGCCAATCTGGCCGGGGACCAAGCTGATGAGCTGCGCGAGCAGGTTCACGAGCGTCTGGTGCAGGCCCGAGAGAGCCTGCAGCAAACCCAGGAAAACGTTCGCGAGCGAGGCCAGGAAGCGTTGCTGACCGTGGAAACCTATGTCCAGGAAAAACCTTGGCACGCCGTCGGCATCGCTGCAGGCGTAGGCCTGTTGATCGGCCTTCTGGCCAACCGTCGCTGA
- a CDS encoding glutaredoxin family protein yields MLPECQLYGTLGCHLCEVAESMLMPLVEHGLLVELLDITDDPATCERLALRIPVLRRADTGAELDWPFDTAQVVAFLHTSTI; encoded by the coding sequence ATGCTGCCCGAATGCCAACTGTACGGCACCCTTGGGTGCCATCTGTGCGAAGTGGCCGAGTCCATGCTCATGCCGTTGGTCGAACATGGCCTGCTGGTCGAACTGCTGGATATCACCGACGATCCGGCGACCTGCGAACGGCTCGCCCTGCGCATTCCGGTGCTGCGTCGCGCAGACACTGGCGCAGAGCTGGACTGGCCGTTCGATACCGCGCAGGTCGTCGCATTTCTGCACACCTCGACGATTTGA